A stretch of the Panicum virgatum strain AP13 chromosome 9N, P.virgatum_v5, whole genome shotgun sequence genome encodes the following:
- the LOC120688396 gene encoding beta-glucuronosyltransferase GlcAT14A-like isoform X2, translated as MALRARVMGPRELLLLSAAFTALLVASILLLPSLLLGAGGAGPGLFPSSPAAGDEQPPRYPVSFAYLISASSGDAARAARLLAALYHPANTYLLHLDREAPAGEHRRLAELVSARAVYARAGNVWVVGRPNLVTYRGPTMLTTTLHAVALLLRLRRRWDWFVNLSASDYPLVTQDDMMEAFAGLPRDLNFIQHTSHLGWKIKKRARPVILDTALYEDGRAELIRPVNITTNLRRLPTAFKLYTGSAWTMLSRPFAEYVTMGWDNLPRTLLLYHANIISSPEFYFQTVACNSRRFRNATVNHDLHFIRWDNPPKQHPLHLTARDYRRMLLSGAPFARKFREGDPVLDRIDRDILRRRGPAQFAYGGWCAGDGDAVAALCGNPQEPGRKGAVRAGAGSRRLKVLLGKALAPGNLRRKQCR; from the exons ATGGCGCTGCGGGCGCGGGTGATGGGGCCGcgggagctgctgctgctctccgcGGCCTTCACGGCGCTCCTCGTCGcctccatcctcctcctcccgtcGCTCCTCCtcggggcgggcggcgcggggcccGGCCTCTTCCCGtcgtcccccgccgccggcgacgagcagccGCCGCGGTACCCGGTCTCGTTCGCGTACCTCATCTCGGCGTCCTCGGGGGAcgcggcccgcgcggcgcgccTGCTGGCGGCGCTCTACCACCCGGCCAACACCTACCTGCTGCACCTCGACCGGGAGGCCCCCGCCGGGGAGCACCGccggctggcggagctggtgtcCGCGCGGGCCGTGTACGCGCGCGCCGGCAACGTGTGGGTCGTCGGCCGCCCCAACCTCGTCACCTACCGGGGCCCCACCATGCTCACCACCACGCTGCACGCCGTCGCGCTGCtgctccgcctgcgccgccgctgggaCTGGTTCGTCAACCTCAGCGCGTCCGACTACCCGCTCGTCACCCAGGACG ACATGATGGAGGCGTTCGCCGGGCTGCCCAGGGACCTCAACTTCATCCAGCACACCAGCCATCTCGGGTGGAAGAT AAAGAAGCGGGCGCGGCCGGTGATCCTGGACACGGCGCTGTACGAGGACGGGCGGGCGGAGCTCATCCGCCCGGTGAACATCACCACCAACCTCCGGAGGTTGCCCACGGCCTTCAAGCTCTACAcag GGTCGGCGTGGACGATGCTGTCGCGTCCCTTCGCGGAGTACGTGACCATGGGGTGGGACAACCTGCCCCGGACCCTCCTCCTCTACCACGCCAACATCATCTCCTCGCCGGAGTTCTACTTCCAGACGGTGGCCTGCAACTCGCGGCGGTTCCGCAACGCCACCGTGAACCACGACCTGCACTTCATCCGGTGGGACAACCCGCCCAAGCAGCACCCGCTGCACCTCACCGCCAGGGACTACCGCCGGATGCTGCTCAGCGGCGCCCCCTTCGCGCGCAAGTTCCGGGAGGGCGACCCGGTGCTGGACCGGATCGACCGGGACATCCTGCGCCGGCGGGGGCCCGCCCAGTTCGCCTACGGCGGGTGGTGCGCCGGGGACGGGGACGCCGTCGCGGCGCTGTGCGGCAACCCACAGGAGCCCGGGAGGAAGGGGGCCGTCAGGGCCGGCGCCGGGTCGCGCCGGCTCAAGGTGCTGCTGGGCAAGGCGCTCGCCCCGGGGAACCTACGGAGAAAGCAGTGTAGGTGA
- the LOC120688396 gene encoding beta-glucuronosyltransferase GlcAT14A-like isoform X1 produces MALRARVMGPRELLLLSAAFTALLVASILLLPSLLLGAGGAGPGLFPSSPAAGDEQPPRYPVSFAYLISASSGDAARAARLLAALYHPANTYLLHLDREAPAGEHRRLAELVSARAVYARAGNVWVVGRPNLVTYRGPTMLTTTLHAVALLLRLRRRWDWFVNLSASDYPLVTQDACLLPDMMEAFAGLPRDLNFIQHTSHLGWKIKKRARPVILDTALYEDGRAELIRPVNITTNLRRLPTAFKLYTGSAWTMLSRPFAEYVTMGWDNLPRTLLLYHANIISSPEFYFQTVACNSRRFRNATVNHDLHFIRWDNPPKQHPLHLTARDYRRMLLSGAPFARKFREGDPVLDRIDRDILRRRGPAQFAYGGWCAGDGDAVAALCGNPQEPGRKGAVRAGAGSRRLKVLLGKALAPGNLRRKQCR; encoded by the exons ATGGCGCTGCGGGCGCGGGTGATGGGGCCGcgggagctgctgctgctctccgcGGCCTTCACGGCGCTCCTCGTCGcctccatcctcctcctcccgtcGCTCCTCCtcggggcgggcggcgcggggcccGGCCTCTTCCCGtcgtcccccgccgccggcgacgagcagccGCCGCGGTACCCGGTCTCGTTCGCGTACCTCATCTCGGCGTCCTCGGGGGAcgcggcccgcgcggcgcgccTGCTGGCGGCGCTCTACCACCCGGCCAACACCTACCTGCTGCACCTCGACCGGGAGGCCCCCGCCGGGGAGCACCGccggctggcggagctggtgtcCGCGCGGGCCGTGTACGCGCGCGCCGGCAACGTGTGGGTCGTCGGCCGCCCCAACCTCGTCACCTACCGGGGCCCCACCATGCTCACCACCACGCTGCACGCCGTCGCGCTGCtgctccgcctgcgccgccgctgggaCTGGTTCGTCAACCTCAGCGCGTCCGACTACCCGCTCGTCACCCAGGACG CTTGCTTGCTTCCAGACATGATGGAGGCGTTCGCCGGGCTGCCCAGGGACCTCAACTTCATCCAGCACACCAGCCATCTCGGGTGGAAGAT AAAGAAGCGGGCGCGGCCGGTGATCCTGGACACGGCGCTGTACGAGGACGGGCGGGCGGAGCTCATCCGCCCGGTGAACATCACCACCAACCTCCGGAGGTTGCCCACGGCCTTCAAGCTCTACAcag GGTCGGCGTGGACGATGCTGTCGCGTCCCTTCGCGGAGTACGTGACCATGGGGTGGGACAACCTGCCCCGGACCCTCCTCCTCTACCACGCCAACATCATCTCCTCGCCGGAGTTCTACTTCCAGACGGTGGCCTGCAACTCGCGGCGGTTCCGCAACGCCACCGTGAACCACGACCTGCACTTCATCCGGTGGGACAACCCGCCCAAGCAGCACCCGCTGCACCTCACCGCCAGGGACTACCGCCGGATGCTGCTCAGCGGCGCCCCCTTCGCGCGCAAGTTCCGGGAGGGCGACCCGGTGCTGGACCGGATCGACCGGGACATCCTGCGCCGGCGGGGGCCCGCCCAGTTCGCCTACGGCGGGTGGTGCGCCGGGGACGGGGACGCCGTCGCGGCGCTGTGCGGCAACCCACAGGAGCCCGGGAGGAAGGGGGCCGTCAGGGCCGGCGCCGGGTCGCGCCGGCTCAAGGTGCTGCTGGGCAAGGCGCTCGCCCCGGGGAACCTACGGAGAAAGCAGTGTAGGTGA
- the LOC120688395 gene encoding cation/calcium exchanger 1-like, with the protein MARPPRVCGGVALVALLLATSGLSRGADVISSSSLADEARCDGYPAAGSAADPGRNPRGGYVDYLDIFYCVLGGSRRPALGYAAMAAWLAVLFYLLADTAAVYFCSSLEGLARLLGLPPAIAGATLLSLGNGAPDALSALASFAAGGGGAAAVGLSGVLGGAMFVSAAVLGAVSLRVGGQGVAVDRTSFFRDAGFLLLALAAVAVVLAAGEVNIWGAVVFASLYLVYVLAVAFTPDRWTRRQDEEEDHAHAAAASSELHSVAETKFYTDHEAQDSLLSDTAPLLQYYTGDNDGRAGGNRSAFWTVMNALALPLSLPRRLTIPDASKERWSKPTAVTAATLAPIFLSILWSHRATGGNPFPSVLLGGLAGIALGLLAFVTTDPSAPPSRFLAAWFAGGFAMSVAWAYVIANEVLSLLVSAGTVLSVDAAMLGVTVLAWGNSLGDLIADVAVASRGGPGGAQVAVSGCYGGPVFNVLMGLGLSMLLSCWAGYPQPMKIPREPGLYRTLGFVVAGLSWALVMLPRRGMRVDRTLGFGLLAIYFCFVCINISQLKNEG; encoded by the coding sequence ATGGCGAGACCTCCGCGTGTCTGCGGCGGCGTCGCCCTCGTCGCGCTCCTGCTCGCCACCTCCGGCCTCTCGCGCGGCGCCGATGTCATCTCGTCCTCCTCGCTGGCCGACGAGGCGCGCTGCGACGGGTACCCCGCGGCCGGGTCTGCTGCTGATCCTGGCCGCAACCCACGCGGCGGGTACGTCGACTACCTGGACATCTTCTACTGCGTCCTCGGCggcagccgccgccccgcgctggGCTACGCCGCGATGGCGGCGTGGCTCGCCGTGCTCTTCTACCTTCTCGCCGACACGGCGGCGGTCTACTTCTGCTCCAGCCTCGAGGGCCTCGCGCGCCTGCTCGGTCTGCCGCCGGCCATCGCCGGGGCCACGCTGCTCTCGCTCGGGAACGGCGCGCCCGACGCGCTCTCCGCGCTCGCGTCCTTCGCCGCCGGGGGCGgaggggccgccgccgtcgggctcAGCGGCGTGCTCGGCGGCGCGATGTTTGTGTccgccgccgtgctcggcgCTGTCTCCCTCCGCGTCGGCGGCCAGGGGGTCGCCGTCGACCGCACCAGCTTCTTCCGGGACGCGGGCTTCCTCCTcctggccctcgccgccgtggccgtcgtcctcgccgcggGCGAGGTCAACATCTGGGGCGCCGTGGTGTTCGCCTCGCTCTACCTCGTCTacgtcctcgccgtcgccttcaCCCCCGACCGCTGGACGAGACGCCAGGATGAAGAGGAGGAccacgcccacgccgccgccgcctcctcggagCTCCATAGCGTCGCAGAGACCAAGTTCTACACCGACCACGAGGCACAAGACTCGCTCCTCTCTGACACCGCGCCTCTCCTCCAGTACTACACCGGCGACAACGACGGCCGCGCCGGGGGGAACAGGAGCGCGTTCTGGACCGTCATGAACGCGCTAGCGCTTCCCCTTTCTCTCCCCCGGCGGCTGACGATCCCGGACGCGAGCAAGGAGCGGTGGAGCAAGCCGACCGCGGTGACCGCGGCCACGCTCGCCCCAATCTTCCTGTCCATCCTCTGGAGCCACCGTGCCACTGGGGGGAACCCGTTCCCTTCTGtcctcctcggcggcctcgCTGGCATCGCACTGGGCCTCCTCGCCTTCGTCACCACGGACCCCTCCGCCCCGCCATCCCGGTTCCTCGCCGCGTGGTTCGCCGGCGGGTTCGCCATGAGCGTGGCGTGGGCGTACGTGATCGCCAACGAGGTCCTCTCCCTGCTGGTCTCGGCCGGCACCGTCCTGTCCGTGGACGCCGCGATGCTGGGGGTGACCGTGCTGGCCTGGGGAAACTCGCTCGGCGACCTCATCGCGGACGTGGCGGTGGCCTCccgcggcggccccggcggcgcgcaggtGGCCGTGTCCGGCTGCTACGGCGGGCCGGTGTTCAACGTCCTCATGGGCCTGGGCCTATCCATGCTGCTGTCGTGCTGGGCCGGGTACCCGCAGCCAATGAAGATTCCGAGGGAGCCTGGGCTCTACCGGACGCTGGGCTTTGTGGTTGCTGGACTTTCGTGGGCCCTGGTGATGCTGCCCCGGAGAGGGATGAGGGTGGACAGGACGCTGGGCTTTGGGCTCCTGGCGATATATTTTTGCTTCGTCTGTATTAATATCTCACAGCTCAAGAATGAAGGGTAA